One part of the Phoenix dactylifera cultivar Barhee BC4 chromosome 4, palm_55x_up_171113_PBpolish2nd_filt_p, whole genome shotgun sequence genome encodes these proteins:
- the LOC103707160 gene encoding uncharacterized protein LOC103707160, with translation MARVRPFSILLTFLAIIALMGPCSSLAAAGGGGGGSIHELLREHGLPAGLVPKTVESFDLDRDSGLLEVRLERPCYAMYDELAYFDQVVRGNLSYGALRGVEGFSQEELFLWLPVKGILVSDPSSGVILFDIGLAHKQLSLSLFEEPPACRPAVRQVVAEVLLGRRGGFRAQR, from the exons ATGGCAAGGGTCCGGCCTTTCTCGATTCTTTTAACGTTTCTAGCCATTATAGCTCTCATGGGCCCCTGTTCGTCCCTCGCGGCggccggaggcggcggcggcggctcgaTCCACGAGCTGCTGCGCGAGCACGGCCTCCCGGCCGGGCTCGTCCCCAAGACGGTCGAGTCGTTCGACCTCGACCGGGACTCCGGCCTCCTCGAGGTCCGGCTCGAGAGGCCCTGCTACGCGATGTACGACGAGCTCGCCTACTTCGACCAGGTGGTTCGCGGCAACCTCAGCTACGGCGCGCTCCGGGGAGTGGAGGGCTTCTCCCAGGAGGAGCTCTTCCTCTGGCTCCCCGTGAAGGGGATTCTCGTCTCCGATCCGTCGTCCGGCGTCATCCTCTTCGACATCGGCCTCGCCCACAAGCAGTTGTCCCTCTCGCTCTTCGAGGAGCCGCCGGCCTGCCGGCCGGCGGTGCGGCAGGTCGTCGCGGAAG TGCTTTTGGGTAGAAGGGGTGGATTCCGAGCCCAGAGATGA
- the LOC103707157 gene encoding probable proteasome inhibitor isoform X5: MATATVVTMVIRNSRPSFRNPHDKIAFAVHASFLSAGFFLTATGKNALSYSPPIGRKEVGIEGWNELEGSYGFLYSKTEKGQKKNVLVRCLVIGDFLAIYGLKLEGEQKEPFNLQVKVNDYLSDDGNQVNHYGELYKDMKGLVKNLNFGILAKLEPKVGSRSSSVGGDMLVGPNDPRWFGSGEFSGSFGGLPGVPPGAHFDPYGPPGVPGFVPGHFARQPQQPGSPKKAHCPPQIKLEWSCE, encoded by the exons ATGGCTACGGCGACTGTGGTAACGATGGTCATCAGAAATTCCCGCCCATCCTTCCGTAACCCCCACGACAAGATCGCCTTCGCCGTCCATGCCTCTTTCCTCTCCGCTGGCTTCTTCCTCACCGCCACCGGCAAGAACGCCTTATCCTATAGTCCTCCGATCG gtAGGAAAGAGGTGGGGATCGAGGGGTGGAACGAGCTGGAGGGCAGCTATGGTTTCTTGTACTCCAAGACCGAGAAGGGTCAGAAAAAGAATGTCTTGGTGAGGTGCCTGGTGATCGGAGATTTCCTTGCGATTTATGGCTTGAAGCTTGAGGGGGAGCAGAAGGAACCATTCAACCTCCAAGTCaa GGTGAATGATTACCTGTCTGATGATGGGAATCAGGTGAATCATTATGGGGAGTTGTACAAGGATATGAAGGGCCTCGTCAAGAATTTGAATTTTGGTATCTTGGCCAAATTGGAACCCAAGGTTGGGAGCAG GTCCTCTAGTGTGGGTGGTGACATGCTCGTAG GGCCAAATGATCCACGCTGGTTTGGTTCTGGTGAATTTTCTGGTTCTTTTGGTGGACTTCC CGGTGTGCCACCGGGTGCTCACTTTGATCCATATGGTCCTCCTGGTGTCCCAGGTTTCGTGCCTGGTCATTTTGCAAG GCAGCCGCAACAACCTGGGAGCCCAAAGAAGGCCCACTGCCCACCGCAAATAAAGTTGGAATGGAGCTGTGAATAG
- the LOC103707208 gene encoding fasciclin-like arabinogalactan protein 21, whose amino-acid sequence MPSDSSSCSHWWHAPVYLAATVALVVAALSSSSFSSSGHRPRSGDATPNATAGPRPAADLSPDAALILHRAGFHLTAAILQISPGSLLPPAQAATLFAIPDAAVADLSFPVAEHLFRYHTVPLRLSLSDLLKMPRGSCLPTLHRSKNLLITASDGLDRSISINGVPISHPDAFLHGPHAIHGASGAFHRFDGQEPVPNAICDAKTAVDAPVVVPWARVVQALGVRGYVSFSVGLSAVIDAVTRDSLALDHVTLFAPQDSGFDQVASPAPLLESAVKRHVAVGWFAYGELAAMPVGQAIRTLAKDVELRITAGGSTGAVAINGVEITEPEVYATEGVVVHGISRAFEPKPLST is encoded by the coding sequence ATGCCGAGCGACTCCAGCTCCTGCTCCCACTGGTGGCACGCCCCCGTCTACCTCGCCGCCACCGTGGCCCTCGTCGTCGCcgccctctcttcttcctccttttcctcGTCCGGCCATCGGCCGCGGTCCGGCGATGCGACTCCGAACGCCACCGCCGGGCCCCGACCGGCCGCCGACCTCTCGCCAGACGCTGCCCTCATTCTCCATCGTGCCGGCTTCCACCTCACGGCCGCGATCCTCCAGATCTCTCCCGGTTCCCTGCTTCCCCCCGCCCAGGCCGCTACCCTCTTCGCCATCCCCGACGCCGCCGTCGCCGACCTCTCCTTCCCCGTCGCGGAGCACCTCTTCCGCTACCACACCGTACCGCTCCGCCTCTCCCTCTCCGACCTCCTCAAGATGCCCCGTGGCAGCTGCCTCCCCACCCTCCACCGCTCCAAGAACCTCCTGATCACCGCTTCCGACGGCCTCGATCGCTCCATCAGCATCAACGGCGTCCCCATCTCCCACCCCGACGCCTTCCTTCATGGGCCCCATGCGATCCACGGCGCCAGCGGCGCGTTCCACCGATTCGACGGCCAAGAACCCGTCCCCAACGCGATCTGCGACGCAAAGACAGCCGTTGATGCGCCGGTGGTGGTCCCGTGGGCCAGGGTGGTCCAGGCGCTGGGGGTGCGGGGATACGTGTCCTTCTCCGTGGGCCTCAGCGCGGTCATTGACGCGGTGACCCGCGATTCGCTGGCGCTGGACCACGTTACGTTGTTCGCGCCGCAAGACAGCGGATTCGATCAAGTGGCGTCGCCCGCGCCGCTGCTGGAGAGCGCGGTGAAGCGCCACGTGGCCGTTGGGTGGTTCGCGTATGGGGAGCTGGCGGCGATGCCCGTGGGACAGGCAATCCGGACGTTGGCCAAGGACGTGGAGCTTCGGATCACCGCAGGTGGGAGCACCGGCGCGGTGGCAATCAACGGCGTGGAGATCACCGAACCAGAGGTGTACGCCACCGAAGGGGTGGTAGTACATGGGATCTCTAGGGCTTTCGAACCGAAGCCGCTCTCGACCTAG
- the LOC103707158 gene encoding uncharacterized protein LOC103707158 isoform X2, with protein sequence MDRNVRRLLNRVSLAFATIATVSLLHLYYHNSLSCAPSGGAAYGRHRQALTLTLSPFPKTSCDFAARDHITPEKRFAKLRSSRAWRRRVDAFAALFRPLGLLSNASHVLCVSAGAGHEVAALQESGVAEVTAVDLVDFPPLVSRSDPHNLPFFDSVFDLGFSAGLAGALFPTRFVTELERTVRRGGATVLAVDRCFPKEVDEIRALFRRSSLLEVRNVTFLGSEMTLIIMKNNGKPPS encoded by the coding sequence ATGGATAGAAATGTCCGGCGACTTCTGAACCGCGTGTCGCTGGCCTTCGCCACCATCGCCACCGTCTCCCTCCTCCACCTCTACTACCAcaactccctctcctgcgccccCTCCGGCGGCGCCGCCTACGGTCGCCACCGCCAGGCCCTCACCCTAACACTCTCCCCTTTCCCCAAGACATCCTGCGACTTCGCCGCCCGCGACCACATCACCCCCGAGAAGCGTTTCGCCAAGCTCCGCTCCTCCCGCGCCTGGCGCCGCCGCGTCGACGCCTTCGCCGCCCTCTTCCGCCCCCTCGGCCTCCTCTCCAACGCCTCCCACGTCCTCTGCGTCTCCGCCGGCGCCGGCCACGAGGTCGCTGCCCTCCAGGAGTCCGGCGTTGCCGAAGTCACCGCCGTCGATCTCGTCGACTTCCCTCCGCTCGTCAGCCGATCCGACCCCCACAACCTCCCCTTCTTCGACAGCGTCTTCGATCTCGGCTTCAGCGCCGGCCTCGCCGGGGCGCTCTTCCCGACCCGCTTCGTCACCGAGCTCGAGCGCACCGTCCGCCGTGGCGGCGCCACCGTCCTCGCCGTGGATCGCTGCTTCCCAAAGGAGGTGGACGAAATTAGGGCTTTGTTCCGGAGGTCGAGTCTCTTGGAGGTTAGGAATGTCACCTTCCTTGGATCTGAAATGACTCTgattataatgaaaaataacggAAAACCCCCATCTTGA
- the LOC103707159 gene encoding multiple organellar RNA editing factor 9, chloroplastic-like isoform X2 — protein MATMNSSSLSSPKAQIFSSPNPRMAPRHTLVPALRPNSFLPPLSSRHRPAFRSGVARAMAADREYSSRRSSSSEPRETILLPGCDYNHWLIVMEFPKDPAPTREQMIETYLNTLATVLGSMEEAKKNMYAFSTTTYTGFQCTVSEETSEKFKGLPGVLWVLPDSYIDVKNKDYGGDKYINGKIIPCTYPTYQPKQRSGSKYQSRRYERRRDGPSSERGRPRQQTPQPESTS, from the exons ATGGCGACCATGaactcctcctccctctcctcccccaaGGCCCAGATATTCTCCTCTCCGAACCCTAGAATGGCCCCACGCCACACCCTTGTCCCCGCCCTCCGCCCCAACTCCTTTCTCCCCCCTCTCTCGTCCCGCCACCGGCCAGCCTTCCGGTCGGGGGTGGCCCGGGCGATGGCGGCGGACAGAGAGTACTCCTCGAGGAGGAGCAGCAGCAGCGAGCCGAGAGAGACGATCCTGCTGCCTGGATGCGACTACAATCACTGGCTTATCGTCATGGAGTTTCCTAAGGACCCCGCCCCCACCCGGGAGCAGATGATCGAGACCTACCTCAACACCCTCGCCACCGTTCTCGGAAG CATGGAGGAAGCTAAGAAGAACATGTATGCATTTAGTACAACTACTTATACTGGTTTTCAGTGCACTGTATCTGAGGAGACTTCAGAGAAATTCAAGG GATTGCCTGGTGTTCTATGGGTGCTACCAGATTCCTATATCGATGTGAAAAACAAGGACTATGGAG gtgataaatatataaatgggaAGATAATTCCTTGTACATACCCAACCTACCAACCAAAACAACGGAGTGGTTCAAAATACCAGAGCAGAAGGTATGAGAGACGGAGGGATGGTCCTTCATCCGAACGGGGAAGGCCAAGACAACAAACTCCTCAACCCGAGTCAACTTCTTAA
- the LOC103707159 gene encoding multiple organellar RNA editing factor 9, chloroplastic-like isoform X1, giving the protein MATMNSSSLSSPKAQIFSSPNPRMAPRHTLVPALRPNSFLPPLSSRHRPAFRSGVARAMAADREYSSRRSSSSEPRETILLPGCDYNHWLIVMEFPKDPAPTREQMIETYLNTLATVLGRSVNLISDIVAFCSMEEAKKNMYAFSTTTYTGFQCTVSEETSEKFKGLPGVLWVLPDSYIDVKNKDYGGDKYINGKIIPCTYPTYQPKQRSGSKYQSRRYERRRDGPSSERGRPRQQTPQPESTS; this is encoded by the exons ATGGCGACCATGaactcctcctccctctcctcccccaaGGCCCAGATATTCTCCTCTCCGAACCCTAGAATGGCCCCACGCCACACCCTTGTCCCCGCCCTCCGCCCCAACTCCTTTCTCCCCCCTCTCTCGTCCCGCCACCGGCCAGCCTTCCGGTCGGGGGTGGCCCGGGCGATGGCGGCGGACAGAGAGTACTCCTCGAGGAGGAGCAGCAGCAGCGAGCCGAGAGAGACGATCCTGCTGCCTGGATGCGACTACAATCACTGGCTTATCGTCATGGAGTTTCCTAAGGACCCCGCCCCCACCCGGGAGCAGATGATCGAGACCTACCTCAACACCCTCGCCACCGTTCTCGGAAG ATCGGTCAATCTTATTTCTGACATAGTGGCGTTTTGCAGCATGGAGGAAGCTAAGAAGAACATGTATGCATTTAGTACAACTACTTATACTGGTTTTCAGTGCACTGTATCTGAGGAGACTTCAGAGAAATTCAAGG GATTGCCTGGTGTTCTATGGGTGCTACCAGATTCCTATATCGATGTGAAAAACAAGGACTATGGAG gtgataaatatataaatgggaAGATAATTCCTTGTACATACCCAACCTACCAACCAAAACAACGGAGTGGTTCAAAATACCAGAGCAGAAGGTATGAGAGACGGAGGGATGGTCCTTCATCCGAACGGGGAAGGCCAAGACAACAAACTCCTCAACCCGAGTCAACTTCTTAA
- the LOC103707158 gene encoding uncharacterized protein LOC103707158 isoform X1 — protein MDRNVRRLLNRVSLAFATIATVSLLHLYYHNSLSCAPSGGAAYGRHRQALTLTLSPFPKTSCDFAARDHITPEKRFAKLRSSRAWRRRVDAFAALFRPLGLLSNASHVLCVSAGAGHEVAALQESGVAEVTAVDLVDFPPLVSRSDPHNLPFFDSVFDLGFSAGLAGALFPTRFVTELERTVRRGGATVLAVDRCFPKEVDEIRALFRRSSLLEAMRYHSKKVRSVRLQCTNMLLCAPFSPPPPPPPPLFLEKVRPKLPINTSLS, from the exons ATGGATAGAAATGTCCGGCGACTTCTGAACCGCGTGTCGCTGGCCTTCGCCACCATCGCCACCGTCTCCCTCCTCCACCTCTACTACCAcaactccctctcctgcgccccCTCCGGCGGCGCCGCCTACGGTCGCCACCGCCAGGCCCTCACCCTAACACTCTCCCCTTTCCCCAAGACATCCTGCGACTTCGCCGCCCGCGACCACATCACCCCCGAGAAGCGTTTCGCCAAGCTCCGCTCCTCCCGCGCCTGGCGCCGCCGCGTCGACGCCTTCGCCGCCCTCTTCCGCCCCCTCGGCCTCCTCTCCAACGCCTCCCACGTCCTCTGCGTCTCCGCCGGCGCCGGCCACGAGGTCGCTGCCCTCCAGGAGTCCGGCGTTGCCGAAGTCACCGCCGTCGATCTCGTCGACTTCCCTCCGCTCGTCAGCCGATCCGACCCCCACAACCTCCCCTTCTTCGACAGCGTCTTCGATCTCGGCTTCAGCGCCGGCCTCGCCGGGGCGCTCTTCCCGACCCGCTTCGTCACCGAGCTCGAGCGCACCGTCCGCCGTGGCGGCGCCACCGTCCTCGCCGTGGATCGCTGCTTCCCAAAGGAGGTGGACGAAATTAGGGCTTTGTTCCGGAGGTCGAGTCTCTTGGAG GCTATGAGATATCATTCTAAGAAGGTGAGAAGCGTCAGACTGCAATGCACAAATATGCTGCTATGTGCTCctttctccccccccccccccccccccccccctcttttccTAGAGAAAGTCAGGCCAAAGTTGCCCATCAACACTTCATTGAGCTGA
- the LOC103707157 gene encoding probable proteasome inhibitor isoform X3 codes for MATATVVTMVIRNSRPSFRNPHDKIAFAVHASFLSAGFFLTATGKNALSYSPPIGRKEVGIEGWNELEGSYGFLYSKTEKGQKKNVLVRCLVIGDFLAIYGLKLEGEQKEPFNLQVKVNDYLSDDGNQVNHYGELYKDMKGLVKNLNFGILAKLEPKVGSSIVYPPVPPFVCNDAFSGPGSGFYPERSSSVGGDMLVGPNDPRWFGSGEFSGSFGGLPGVPPGAHFDPYGPPGVPGFVPGHFARQPQQPGSPKKAHCPPQIKLEWSCE; via the exons ATGGCTACGGCGACTGTGGTAACGATGGTCATCAGAAATTCCCGCCCATCCTTCCGTAACCCCCACGACAAGATCGCCTTCGCCGTCCATGCCTCTTTCCTCTCCGCTGGCTTCTTCCTCACCGCCACCGGCAAGAACGCCTTATCCTATAGTCCTCCGATCG gtAGGAAAGAGGTGGGGATCGAGGGGTGGAACGAGCTGGAGGGCAGCTATGGTTTCTTGTACTCCAAGACCGAGAAGGGTCAGAAAAAGAATGTCTTGGTGAGGTGCCTGGTGATCGGAGATTTCCTTGCGATTTATGGCTTGAAGCTTGAGGGGGAGCAGAAGGAACCATTCAACCTCCAAGTCaa GGTGAATGATTACCTGTCTGATGATGGGAATCAGGTGAATCATTATGGGGAGTTGTACAAGGATATGAAGGGCCTCGTCAAGAATTTGAATTTTGGTATCTTGGCCAAATTGGAACCCAAGGTTGGGAGCAG TATTGTATATCCTCCTGTTCCACCGTTTGTATgtaatgatgctttttctgggCCTGGCAGTGGCTTCTATCCTGAGAG GTCCTCTAGTGTGGGTGGTGACATGCTCGTAG GGCCAAATGATCCACGCTGGTTTGGTTCTGGTGAATTTTCTGGTTCTTTTGGTGGACTTCC CGGTGTGCCACCGGGTGCTCACTTTGATCCATATGGTCCTCCTGGTGTCCCAGGTTTCGTGCCTGGTCATTTTGCAAG GCAGCCGCAACAACCTGGGAGCCCAAAGAAGGCCCACTGCCCACCGCAAATAAAGTTGGAATGGAGCTGTGAATAG